A window of Physeter macrocephalus isolate SW-GA chromosome 6, ASM283717v5, whole genome shotgun sequence genomic DNA:
TCCAGCAGCTTCCTCTTCCCCCGTCAGAAATTTCACCCTGCTATAGATTTTCTGACTTTTCCCTTTGattttgtttccaggtttttttttttaattacagtaaaATCTACCGTTTTAAccttttattgattgattgattggctgtgctgggtcttcgttgcggtgtgtgggcttctcgttgcagtgcgcaggcttctcttgtggagcacgggctctaggcgcgcgggcttcagtagtagtggctcgcgggcttagctgctccacggcatgtgggatcttcccagaccagggctcgaacccgtgtccccagcattggcaggcagattcttaaccaccgtgccaccagggaagtccccattttaaccttttttaagtGTCTGGCTCAGTGGCATTAAGACCACTCGCGTCGCTGTGCCACCACCGCCCccttttctctgtgcatttgATGCTTCAGGGACCACACAGATGAGAGGGGTGGAGCAGTGCATGTcctcctgtgtctggcttataTCACTGAGCATGATGGCtcggtttggttttttttttttactgtttgtaTGGTGCTGTTCATCTATActgtagcattcttttttttttttttttttgatacgcAGAAAAAATGagattgattttttgttttgttttgtttttactgtttgtttGGTGCTGTTTTCTCCAGGTTTGGACACCAGGATTAGTCTAGTTTATCACACACATTGGACAGCTTTCCATCGTTTTCTCTGCACTGGAACTGATTTTATAGCATGAGTTATTTTTGCCTCCTATAGATGAAATCTGTATTATGTCCGGCAAGATTTCCTAAGTCTTGATCATATCTCTTACCATACTTTTTCCTGTGACCTAAAAGGATAAACCACTATCAAATCTTCCACCTTCTGAGACATCCATTGCAGCTCTTATCACTCGTCCTTGGCTTGTCACCAGCCTTGCTTGTTCTTGGTGTTAAATGCTGTTGGTCTTCTGGGCCAGCTGCCTGTTTGGGAGTCCAGGCCAGCCTGTTCTTGACATGCTCAGAACAGGGTCTGTCCCCACGCTTCCCAGCCGGATGGCACTAAACACTTGGCTCCGGTGCCTAAGCCCTCTAACACGGGATGCTGTCCTTCTCGCCCGGCCACTTCTGTTCTTTGTGTTTTGGGGTGAAAGGCAGAGGTCCCTGCACCTGGGTTTGATACCTGACCTGGCGTAGCTTGTGGCAACCGCTGCCACACACCCAGACTTTGGACCCTGTTTACTAACCTCTTGAAAAAGATGGCCTGGTTTAGTTCCCTGGGGCTGTGGCAGGGAAACCCCACCAGCTGGGTATTTTCCTGAAGTGCCTGGAGGCCACAAGTCTGATATCAGGGTGttgcagggttggttcctccgGAGGCTCTGAGGagtctgctctggcctctccagCTCCAGTCTCCGTCTGCACTGGcatccctgtgtgtgtctgtaagtCTGCCCCTTTCTCTTGTAAAGACATGGGTCATGGGATTAGGGCCCCGATCCAGGATGACCTGGCCTTAAcgtgacatctgcaaagaccccatttccaaataaggtcctgCTCTCAGGTCCTGGCGGTCAGCACCTGGGCCTGTCTCTGGGGGACACGGTTCAACCGCAGCCCTGCCTAAGCCCCTCTTCTCTCCTGACCAGGACGTCTCTTGGGGTAGAGATGAAGCACGTTCTTGAGTTTCTCAGCTGCCTTGTGCCACTGGCCTCACTGTAAAGATTTAGTAGAGTAGAGCTTTTACATACATTTTCCCCCTTTAGGAGTAATTCTGGAGAAGTAAAGGCTGACTAGCAATACATAAGCaccttattttatgcattttgttGAAAACAATTTGTCCTCTAAAAACTGCCCTCTCAAAGTTTTCTGATTTTCCTAAtcagaatatttttctaatattttctaatgaaaaacATTATGGACTTAGAAGTAAATTTTACCTGCACCTTCGTTTTCTCCCCGTGACTTCTCCCAGCCCAGGCCGTGTGTTTTGCGTGTGTTGATCTGGGCGGTCTCGGCATCCTAGCCTCTCACGATGCCCTCTCATCCCAGGTCTGGGGGTGACCTGAGCACCCCTGGCCCTGCTCTGCACTTGCCTTCTTGTTGGCACGTGCAGCGGCCCTCCTGGTTCCCCCAGTGCTGCTCGTGGGCTCGGCCAGGGGCTTATCTACCTGAGGTCAGCCAGGCCTGCCCAGAGGCAGGTGTTGCCTGTGGTCACTACTGCCCGGGCTGTATTGAACATCTGCTTTTGCACAACACCCTCCTGGACCCACAAAGGACATGATGGAAGAGGATGAGCGGCTAACTGCTGGATGCGCTCCCAGGGAGCGTGGGCTCTGGTTGGTAAAAGATACACGGGGCCCGGCGCGGGCGTGCTGAGCCAGGATGGCACCTAGACACATACGTGCCTGACGGCCCTCCCCGGGGCGCACCAGCTGGCCGCCGGCAGATGGGTCACCTTCTGCAGGATCGGAGCTTTTCGGCATCTGTACGTGGCCCTGCGGACTGGCCCCTGCCCACTGGGAGGGTGTCCAGGCCCTGGGCCGGGGAGGTCATCCTGGGCCCGGCTGCCCGGCCCGGGGCCACGTTCCCACAGGACTCTCCTCTCAGGTCAGCAATGGCACCAGCCCCCAGGATGAGCGCACCACAAGCCTGCTGGTGTTCGGCTTCCTCCAGAGCTACCCGCACTCCCGTTGCCACCAAGAGCTGGAGGTGCTGGGCCACAAGCTGGCCATGCGCGTGGCCCACGACGATGAGCTGCAGACGGATGGcaactggtgcagccacttccGTGATGAGGGGGCGGCAGAGACAGGTAGGTGCCGGGCCAGCCTGCGCGGCCCAGATCCGGGCTGTGGAGCCTTCGGGCTCGGGTCCACCCCGTGTCCAGCAGAGCAGGCCTCGCCGAGTCCAGTCAGTTGAAACCTACCCGGACTCCTGAGGATTCTTTGCATCTGTGCAGCGCCCACGCTTTACTCCTGTGTACGTTATGGCCGTGACGATCTGCACGGTCACCAGGGCAGCGGGGACCTGGGGCTCTTTTCTTGGGCCGGGCCATCCTCCATGTGTGGCAGATTCCAGGTGTGCGTCCTGTCCTCAGCTTTTGCCACCAGTGCTGCCTCCACGGAGGCCGCTGGGAGCTGACGGCTGGGAGCCCCTCTGGAGGTGGGCCAGGCCCAGCACACCGTGGAGCGCCCTGAGGAATTCTGCCGGGTTCCTGAACCAGCCTGTGCTTCGGAGGGGAGGCTCCCAGGTGTTCCTGACGCACCCGGGAGGCCTGGGCTGGAGTCTGCCgcctggggtgtggggtgtgtgtgggtgtgtgtgtcacTGCCCTCCCGCGGCTGATCCGGCCTCTGGGCCCCCAGCTGTCTTAATTCAGGTGGCCGGTGGCGCGGCAGGGAGTCCCCACCAGCCAGGGTTGCCTTAGGCCGGTAGGAGTAGCTCTGCTGTCAGGCCTGCTGCCCTGGTGGCCCCCGTCTGCACCAAGCCCCCCTCAGACTGTGGAGCCTCACTGGACGCACAGGGCAGGGTGGGCGCTCAGGTAGGAAGCGGTGTGTGGTCAGGAGCCTGAGGAGGTGTGGAAGCAACGGGCAGAACAGGCCTGGCTGCCACTTGGCAGTGGATTTGTTCGCTCGGCTGgacaggaggaggtgggagagcgGGGCCGTCGGGGGCTGTGTAGGAGGCGGGTCAGGACAAGCACACGGGCTGGGCGGCGAAGGGGGCCACGGGGTCGAGCGTGGCCGGGCTGTCGACCCAGGTCGAGGAGAGGAGGTCTCGGCAGGGTGAGTGGTGACCTGTCCCCGAGCAGAGGTGGGCGGGTAGTGGGAGGTTTCGGGGCGAGGAGGGCTCGTGTTGGGGTCACACAGACACGTCTCAGTGAGGTCAGGGCTGCAGCCGGGCCCGTGGAACTCCACAGGCGCAGGGCTGTGCAGGCACTGCCGGCAGATTCCACCAACCACAGGTTGGAAATACTTGGGGGAAAAAGTTCCGGAAAGTTCCCcagagcaaaacttgaatttgctgtgcgcTGGCGTTGTATTAGGTGGAGGTGATCACGTGAGGGACGCCGGCCCCCTGGAGTTTGGTGCCCGCGGGGGTCCTGGGCCGGCGCCCACCCAGACCCCGAGGGACGAGTGTGTGGGCAGCTAGGCGAGGTTGCTGGTCGGGGTCCAGACCACAAGGCACAGCACTTGGACCCTCTGGTTTCCCAACACGTGTAGACGTTACGTGTACACTACACGGAGGTGTGTTCAGTGTGCAATAGCGCTGTCTTAACAGCGTTCGTGCCTTAATTAAAAGTACTTCTTCATTGCTACATGCTAACCATCCTCTGAGCCTGCAGCGCGTTGAAGCGGTGACGTCACTGGTCaccatacaaatatataataatgaaaaagtttgaaatattgcgagaattaccaaagtgtgacacacagacacagagtgagcaaatgctgttggaaaaacgaTGCCAACAACTCTCTCAACGCAGGGCTGGCTGCCGCACACCTTCCACCTGTGTGACTGGCAGaggggggctggaggtggggcgaGTACACTTTCTGTGCTGTGTGGGGAGAAGCAGCGAGGGGGCTGGTCACTCAGTGCCCCGGGTCCCCAGCTGCGTACCCGGGAGTCAGCCCACAGCTGGGAACCCCAGAGCCCCTGGAAGCTTCTGTTCTAGGGAGGGGCTCAGATGGTGTCCAGGAAGGAAGAGCGTGGCATCTGAGgaggggtggcggggggtgggggagaaaaggCAGAGTCCAGGACTAGAGGCCGCGGAGCCTCTGTCCTGACCGCTTCCTCTGCCGACAGCCGTTGGACGCTGGGCTTCGAGCCCGGGTTGTGGCTACCCCGGCATCACAGGTCCTTCTCCTGCCTGGTCCCTGCGCCTGGTCCCGTGTTCACACCGTCCTCACTGGGCTGTGGATGCAGGACCCACCCCTTTCCTGGAGCGGGTGGAGCGGGAGTGGGGTGTGAGCAGGGCGTCATCTGAACCCCCCCTCAATTGCACATTAGACTCTGAGACTCAGGAGGAAGTGGTCCGGGACATCGCCAGGCAGCTCGCCCAGATTGGGGACAGGATGGAGTGCAGCATCCGCCCGGGGCTGGTGGCTGGCCTGGCCGCGCAGTTCAGGAACACGAGCCTGTCGGAGGAGGTGAGTGAGAACACCCACGGGGCTTGTCCTCTGCCTCCTGGCAGACCGACCAGTGTCCAGGGAGGTGGCTCAGCTTGTGACTGCTGGAGAGAGAGTCAGCCTGGCGAACTGTCTCTCGGAAAAAAGTCACTTGACACTTGAAAACCTGAAGTCAAACTCAAGAGTTTGGGGACGGGGCCCCCCAAAGATTAACAAAACGGATGTGACTCTTCCTGAAACACGTTCCATTCCTCTGACGGCTGAGGCCACGGGGCCCCCGCGACCGAGAAACGGCCTCGGGCTGGGCCCAGCCGGCCGAGCCTCCTGCCTCCGGGAAGGCCCGTCTGTCAGGGAGCCTCCCTCTGAGCTTCGCCGGCCAGCGTGGATCAGACGCAGGCTGCTGGTGCCGTTCTTGCTGCCACGTGTTGGCGCGCGCGTGGAAGGTCCTTTCCTGTCTGGCGGTCCATGAGGCCTCTCCGGGCAGGAggtccccatccccctccctgctcccctgtACTGGGGCCAGACCCCTGGGCGGTGACTGACCTTGACCGCAGGTGCCTTCAAGCAGGAGACGAGGACCCGCTGCGGGGTGTGTGGGGGGCGTGCCTCGCCTGCCCCTGGCTTTGCCTCCTTCCCCGGCCCCCTCAGCTGTTCACAGCCCTTCCCGCCTCCCCGCCCGTGCAGGAGCGGAGGCGGTGCCTGGCGGCGGCGCTGGAACAACTCGTGCAGCTCTGCCCCGCGGACGTGGACCGTGAGAAGACCCTGCTCCTGCTGACCATGCTTGTGGCCAAAAAGGTGGCCGACCACTCGCCAGCTTTGCTCCAAGATGTCTTTCACACCACAGTGACCTTCATCAACCAGAACCTTCTCGCCTACGTGAGGAACTTAGTCCAAAACGTAAGAGCCAGCGGTGGCAGCTCCCGGGCTCTTAACCCCCCTGGGtgtccacctctccccaccccggccccctcTGAGCTCTGGGACCCTCACTGCAGGGCTGCCTGCTGGGGACAGACCCCAGGGAAGGTGGTCACGGCCCTTCCTGTTCAGGAGGAAAGGCTTGCTTCTGCGTCTGGGAGTCCGGTTGTTTCTGAGAGGAGCTGCTGTCACAGGGCAGCGGAGGCCGACTGTGCACCCTTCACAGGCTTGTGAGAGCTGCTGGGGGGCGGGCGGGAGAGAGAGGGCCGGAGGGGCCCACGCTGGGGCTTCCCCAGTCTGCTGTCAGCCTCACCTTGTCACAAAAATgagtataatttaaattaaaacacataCTTACCAAGGAGGGTGAGCGGTCAAAAGGGGGTAAAAACTGTACACATCTGTCCTCCACCCAGGATACTAGAAAGTCTGGTGCTTCAGTTTCATAGACCACCTGGAAGGGAAAGTGGATGTATCTATCTTATCTGTAAATTTTGGGGTTTTATGTGTCGGGAGCATTGCTCAGGCATC
This region includes:
- the BID gene encoding BH3-interacting domain death agonist isoform X2; the protein is MYPPPQAADPHPCELWSPRHCLGHGLEGLVPPEALRSLLWPLQLQSPSALASLCVSVSNGTSPQDERTTSLLVFGFLQSYPHSRCHQELEVLGHKLAMRVAHDDELQTDGNWCSHFRDEGAAETDSETQEEVVRDIARQLAQIGDRMECSIRPGLVAGLAAQFRNTSLSEEERRRCLAAALEQLVQLCPADVDREKTLLLLTMLVAKKVADHSPALLQDVFHTTVTFINQNLLAYVRNLVQNLQAESQVHSPSRIWKTSSPNQDTGSTRLSSNNSEGQYGPKASQTSLPSSLLSWTLYLTTDFCIWDVIILMMTHQKFCAFMYEVLKKE
- the BID gene encoding BH3-interacting domain death agonist isoform X1, coding for MGRPAGRLLASCREGGAQRTGAAFPLGSKDGLPWLGPEKAPRDRVLCGGNGDGGTPGCRLWSRELPGQGLGPAADPHPCELWSPRHCLGHGLEGLVPPEALRSLLWPLQLQSPSALASLCVSVSNGTSPQDERTTSLLVFGFLQSYPHSRCHQELEVLGHKLAMRVAHDDELQTDGNWCSHFRDEGAAETDSETQEEVVRDIARQLAQIGDRMECSIRPGLVAGLAAQFRNTSLSEEERRRCLAAALEQLVQLCPADVDREKTLLLLTMLVAKKVADHSPALLQDVFHTTVTFINQNLLAYVRNLVQNLQAESQVHSPSRIWKTSSPNQDTGSTRLSSNNSEGQYGPKASQTSLPSSLLSWTLYLTTDFCIWDVIILMMTHQKFCAFMYEVLKKE
- the BID gene encoding BH3-interacting domain death agonist isoform X5, with amino-acid sequence MGRPAGRLLASCREGGAQRTGAAFPLGSKDGLPWLGPEKAPRDRVLCGGNGDGGTPGCRLWSRELPGQGLGPAADPHPCELWSPRHCLGHGLEGLVPPEALRSLLWPLQLQSPSALASLCVSVSNGTSPQDERTTSLLVFGFLQSYPHSRCHQELEVLGHKLAMRVAHDDELQTDGNWCSHFRDEGAAETDSETQEEVVRDIARQLAQIGDRMECSIRPGLVAGLAAQFRNTSLSEEERRRCLAAALEQLVQLCPADVDREKTLLLLTMLVAKKVADHSPALLQDVFHTTVTFINQNLLAYVRNLVQNEMD
- the BID gene encoding BH3-interacting domain death agonist isoform X3; amino-acid sequence: MATVGHRAAGFGVESCRDRGWVPLRTRTPVSCGAHDTAWAMDSKVSNGTSPQDERTTSLLVFGFLQSYPHSRCHQELEVLGHKLAMRVAHDDELQTDGNWCSHFRDEGAAETDSETQEEVVRDIARQLAQIGDRMECSIRPGLVAGLAAQFRNTSLSEEERRRCLAAALEQLVQLCPADVDREKTLLLLTMLVAKKVADHSPALLQDVFHTTVTFINQNLLAYVRNLVQNLQAESQVHSPSRIWKTSSPNQDTGSTRLSSNNSEGQYGPKASQTSLPSSLLSWTLYLTTDFCIWDVIILMMTHQKFCAFMYEVLKKE
- the BID gene encoding BH3-interacting domain death agonist isoform X6 translates to MRCIHLPRLRTRTPVSCGAHDTAWAMDSKVSNGTSPQDERTTSLLVFGFLQSYPHSRCHQELEVLGHKLAMRVAHDDELQTDGNWCSHFRDEGAAETDSETQEEVVRDIARQLAQIGDRMECSIRPGLVAGLAAQFRNTSLSEEERRRCLAAALEQLVQLCPADVDREKTLLLLTMLVAKKVADHSPALLQDVFHTTVTFINQNLLAYVRNLVQNLQAESQVHSPSRIWKTSSPNQDTGSTRLSSNNSEGQYGPKASQTSLPSSLLSWTLYLTTDFCIWDVIILMMTHQKFCAFMYEVLKKE
- the BID gene encoding BH3-interacting domain death agonist isoform X4; amino-acid sequence: MSAFSRPRPARSRLAAWRRRGGLRTRTPVSCGAHDTAWAMDSKVSNGTSPQDERTTSLLVFGFLQSYPHSRCHQELEVLGHKLAMRVAHDDELQTDGNWCSHFRDEGAAETDSETQEEVVRDIARQLAQIGDRMECSIRPGLVAGLAAQFRNTSLSEEERRRCLAAALEQLVQLCPADVDREKTLLLLTMLVAKKVADHSPALLQDVFHTTVTFINQNLLAYVRNLVQNLQAESQVHSPSRIWKTSSPNQDTGSTRLSSNNSEGQYGPKASQTSLPSSLLSWTLYLTTDFCIWDVIILMMTHQKFCAFMYEVLKKE
- the BID gene encoding BH3-interacting domain death agonist isoform X7, which codes for MDSKVSNGTSPQDERTTSLLVFGFLQSYPHSRCHQELEVLGHKLAMRVAHDDELQTDGNWCSHFRDEGAAETDSETQEEVVRDIARQLAQIGDRMECSIRPGLVAGLAAQFRNTSLSEEERRRCLAAALEQLVQLCPADVDREKTLLLLTMLVAKKVADHSPALLQDVFHTTVTFINQNLLAYVRNLVQNLQAESQVHSPSRIWKTSSPNQDTGSTRLSSNNSEGQYGPKASQTSLPSSLLSWTLYLTTDFCIWDVIILMMTHQKFCAFMYEVLKKE